GGCGAGACGGCGGGCGACTGCACCTGGGCCGCCGGCGCGGCGCTGCGGGTGGTCTGGCCCTGCACGATGGCGACCAGGTCGCCGACGTTGAGCTTGTCGCCGATGGCCACGCGCAGCTCCTTGATCACGCCCTCGGCGGAGGACGGGATCTCCATGGACGCCTTGTCGGATTCCACGGTGAACAGCGACTGCTCCAGCGTCACCGTGTCGCCCACGGCGACCAGCATCTCGATCACGGCGACGTCCTTGAAGTCGCCGATGTCGGGCACGCGCACCTCCAGCGTTTCGGACGCCGCAGGCGCGGCGGCCGGCTGGGGCGCAGGGGCTGGTGCAGGCGCCTGTGCAGGCGTGGCACTTGCTCCTTTTTCAGGAGCTGCCGGCGCTTGCTCAGCGGGCGCTTGAGCCTGTTTTGGCTCGGATTGCTCGGCGTCGCCAGACTCCAGCGTCACGATGACCGAGCCCTGCTTGATCTTGTCGCCCAGCTGGACTTTCAGCTCCTTGACCACGCCGGTGTGGCTGGAAGGGATCTCCATGGAGGCCTTGTCGGACTCCACCGTGATCAGCGACTGCTCGGCCTGGACCGTGTCGCCGGGCTGGACCAGCAGCTCGATCACGCCCACTTCGTCGAAATCCCCGATGTCCGGGACCTTGATGTCTACCAATGCCATGTCAGCCTCCCCGTTTTCAGGCGTGCAGCGGGTTGATCTTGTCGGCATTGATGCCGTACTTGGCGATGGCTTCGGCCGCCTTGGAGGCGGGCACGATGCCGTCGTCTGCCAGGGCCTTCAGGGCCGCCACCACCACGTAGTGCCGGTTGACCTCGAAGTGCTCGCGCAGCTTGTAGCGGAAGTCCGAGCGGCCAAAGCCGTCGGTGCCCAGCACCTGGTAGCTGCGCTCTTCGGGAATGAAGGCGCGGATCTGCTCGGCAAACGTCTTCATGTAGTCGGTGGACGCCACCACCGGGCCCTGCGTGCGCGACAGCTGCTCGGTGACGAAGGGCACGCGCGGCGCCTCGGTCGGGTGCAGCAGGTTCCAGCGGGCGGCGTCCTGGCCGTCGCGCGCCAGCTCGGTGAAGCTGGGGCAGCTCCAGACGCTGGCGGCCACGCCCCAGTCGTCGGCCAGCAGCTGCTGCGCCGCGATGGATTCGCGCAGGATGGAGCCGCTGCCCAGCAGCTGCACGCTGGGCGCGTCCTTGTCGAGTGCGGGCGCCTGGCTGCACAGGTACATGCCGCGGATGATCTGTTCCTCCGTACCCGGCTGCAGGCCCGGCATGGGGTAGTTCTCGTTCAGCAGCGTGATGTAGTAGTACACGTTCTCCTGGCGCTCGACCATGCGCTTGAGGCCGTGCTGCATGATCACCGCCACCTCGTGCGCGAACGTCGGGTCGTAGCTCACGCAGTTGGGGATGGTGCTGGACAGGATGTGGCTGTGGCCGTCCTCGTGCTGCAGGCCCTCGCCGTTGAGCGTGGTGCGCCCGCTGGTGCCGCCCAGGATGAAGCCGCGTGCCTGCATGTCGCCAGCGGCCCAGGCGAAGTCGCCAAAGCGCTGGAAGCCGAACATGGAGTAGTACACGTAGAACGGGATCATGATCCGGTTGTTCGTCGAGTACGACGTGGCCGCGGCGATCCACGAGCACATGCCGCCGGCCTCGTTGATGCCCTCTTGCAGGATCTGGCCGGCCTTGTCCTCCTTGTAGTACATGACCTGGTCGCGGTCCACCGGCGTGTACTGCTGGCCCTTGGGGTTGTAGATGCCGATCTGGCGGAACAGCCCTTCCATGCCGAAGGTGCGCGCCTCGTCCACCAGGATGGGCACCACGCGCGGGCCCAGCGCCTTGTCGCGCAGGAGCTGCGTGAGAAAGCGCACGTAGGCCTGCGTGGTGCTGATCTCGCGGCCCTCTGCCGTGGGCTCGATGACGGCCTTGAAGGTCTCCAGCGACGGCACGGTGAAGCTTTCGTCGGCCTTCTCGCGGCGTTGCGGCAGGTAGCCGCCCAGGGCCTTGCGGCGCTCGTGCAGGTACTTCATCTCCGGCGTGTCGTCGGCCGGCTTGTAGTAGGGCAGCTTGTCCAGCTCGCTGTCGGGCACCGGGATGTTGAAGCGGTCGCGGATGTACTTGATGTCCTCGTCGGCCAGCTTCTTGGTCTGGTGCACGGTGTTCTTGGCCTCGCCGGCCTTGCCCATGCCGTAGCCCTTGACGGTCTTGATGAGCAGCACCGTGGGCTGGCCCTTGAACTCGTTGGCGGCGTGGAAGGCGGCGTACACCTTCTCCGGATCGTGCCCGCCGCGGCGCAGCTCCCAGATCTCGTCGTCGTTCATGTGCTCGACGAGTTTCGCCGTCTCGGGGTAGCGGCCGAAGAAGTGCTTGCGCAGGTACGCGCCGTCCATGGCGCGGTAGGTCTGGTAGTCGCCGTCCAGCGTCTCCATCATCAGCTGCTTGAGTTTGCCGCTGGTGTCGCGGCGAAAGAGCTCGTCCCAGCCCTTGCCCCACAAGAGCTTGATGACGTGCCAGCCGGCGCCGCGGAAGTCGCCCTCCAGCTCCTGAATGATCTTGCCGTTGCCGCGCACCGGGCCATCGAGGCGCTGCAGGTTGCAGTTGATGACGAAGATCAGGTTGTCCAGGTTCTCGCGCGCGGCCAGGCTGATGGCGCCCTTGCTCTCGGGCTCGTCCATCTCGCCGTCGCCCAGGAAGATCCAGACCTTGCGGTTGGCCGTGTCGGCGATGCCGCGGGCGTGCAGGTACTTCAAAAAGCGCGCCTGGTAGATGGCCATCATCGGCCCCAGGCCCATGGACACCGTGGGGAACTGCCAGAAGCCCGGCATCAGCTTGGGGTGCGGGTAGCTGGACAGCCCCTTGCCATCGACCTCCTGGCGGAAGTTCTCCAGCTGGTCTTCGGTGATGCGCCCTTCCAGGTAAGCGCGGGCGTAGATGCCGGGCGCGCTGTGCCCCTGGAAGTAGATGCAGTCGCCGCCGTGCTTTTCGCTTTCGGCGTGCCAGAAGTGGTTGAAGCCCGCGCCCCACATCGAGGCCAGCGAGGCGAACGAGCCGATGTGCCCCCCTAAGTCACCGCCATCGTGCGGGTGCAGCCGGTTGGCCCGCACCACCATGGCCATGGCGTTCCAGCGCATGAAGGCACGCAGACGCTTTTCGATATGGATGTTGCCGGGGCAGCGCGCCTCCTGCTCGGGCTCGATGGTGTTCACGTAGCCGGTGTGGGCCGAGAACGGCAGGTCGATGCTGTTTTGCCGCGCGTGCTCCAGCAGCTGCTCCAGCAGGAAGTGGGCACGCTCGGGCCCTTCCTTGCCGATGACGGCGGACAGCGCGTCCAGCCATTCGCGGGTTTCCTGCTGATCGACGTCAGCCGGGGCCAGGTTTTTGGTGGGGTCGGACATGCCCAGTCTCCTTTGATTCGATGGCTGCATGAGGGGATGTTCTCCGAAGTTTCGCACAATTTTTCGTCATTTCAAATGGCGCGTGCGTATTTCTTATTATGAAAAATTGCTGCGATCGCACATTATTTCTCCTCATGAAATCGGCTGAAAGCGGCCCTTTAAACTCCACGCCCATGCCCTCCCCTGCCGCCGCGCCCGCACCCCAGGTTTCTGCCGTGAAAAAGCCCGCGCGCTGGTGGCGGTCGTGGTGGCGCAGCCTCTCGCCCACACGCCAGGACCGCTTTGCCGCCCTGGCGCCGCTGGCGGCGGTGCTGA
The DNA window shown above is from Pulveribacter suum and carries:
- the aceE gene encoding pyruvate dehydrogenase (acetyl-transferring), homodimeric type; translated protein: MSDPTKNLAPADVDQQETREWLDALSAVIGKEGPERAHFLLEQLLEHARQNSIDLPFSAHTGYVNTIEPEQEARCPGNIHIEKRLRAFMRWNAMAMVVRANRLHPHDGGDLGGHIGSFASLASMWGAGFNHFWHAESEKHGGDCIYFQGHSAPGIYARAYLEGRITEDQLENFRQEVDGKGLSSYPHPKLMPGFWQFPTVSMGLGPMMAIYQARFLKYLHARGIADTANRKVWIFLGDGEMDEPESKGAISLAARENLDNLIFVINCNLQRLDGPVRGNGKIIQELEGDFRGAGWHVIKLLWGKGWDELFRRDTSGKLKQLMMETLDGDYQTYRAMDGAYLRKHFFGRYPETAKLVEHMNDDEIWELRRGGHDPEKVYAAFHAANEFKGQPTVLLIKTVKGYGMGKAGEAKNTVHQTKKLADEDIKYIRDRFNIPVPDSELDKLPYYKPADDTPEMKYLHERRKALGGYLPQRREKADESFTVPSLETFKAVIEPTAEGREISTTQAYVRFLTQLLRDKALGPRVVPILVDEARTFGMEGLFRQIGIYNPKGQQYTPVDRDQVMYYKEDKAGQILQEGINEAGGMCSWIAAATSYSTNNRIMIPFYVYYSMFGFQRFGDFAWAAGDMQARGFILGGTSGRTTLNGEGLQHEDGHSHILSSTIPNCVSYDPTFAHEVAVIMQHGLKRMVERQENVYYYITLLNENYPMPGLQPGTEEQIIRGMYLCSQAPALDKDAPSVQLLGSGSILRESIAAQQLLADDWGVAASVWSCPSFTELARDGQDAARWNLLHPTEAPRVPFVTEQLSRTQGPVVASTDYMKTFAEQIRAFIPEERSYQVLGTDGFGRSDFRYKLREHFEVNRHYVVVAALKALADDGIVPASKAAEAIAKYGINADKINPLHA